One genomic window of Luteitalea pratensis includes the following:
- a CDS encoding ABC transporter permease has protein sequence MRRLFRQVILRQLRAEKLRTAITIVGVAAGIAVVLAIRLTNASAVRGFEAALDLTSGRAGLEIVGAGFGIPERVLPEIDWLREYGSTSPVIDGDVLVEVGRDRSVGRDRSVGRDRSVGRDRSVGRDRSVGRDRSVGRDRSPSGPSPADDAAIGRDRSPSGPSPADDADRRLGRGDGRLGEASLPVRTELLRVLGVDILRDLPIRDYDIGDAGTNVPRPRTAIDILGLLTDPEAAVITRAFADRHGFKVGDPLHIVISDRLKTLRVRALLEAEGPARLLDGNFLLMDLAAAQWAFDRLGVVDRIDITLAGDVDIAAAERAIASRLPVGLVVQRPSRRGQQVEQMLAAFHLNLTALSSIALLVGLFLVYNAVSVSVLSRRQEIGTLRALGLTRRQVQALFLGEAAVFGGLGVVLGIPLARLLAGVTVALTSSTVRTLYVATAAAPLSLGWHDVLLALLVGIPLSLLAAWLPAREAAGVPPTAILRGADRADARSSRQARSRWSAVVLLGLAAALSRMPPVRGLPLAGYAASFALVFGAALLMPALLQVAARRGRALWYRVFGVSGWLAHAALGGAIGRVAVSVSALAVSLAMMVAITIMVSSFRQTVIDWVGQSLKADLFVGPASRRRGARAPTISRVVEDVVRAHPEVAAVDAFRSATVPYGNSLVYLGSGDFALQQRFGGLRFKQAPRAAAATVQAGQAVALNALEQARGRDAVIVSEPFATRYRKHAGERLSLATPAGPVEFAIAGVYFDYSSDRGVVMMDNATMARHFGEQRPTGLTVYLKDGTRAPAVRAQLLERFDGAAGIFIYTNRALREEVLRIFDSTFAITYALQAIAIVVALLGIVGSLMTLVIERRRELGILRAVGASRGQVRAMIVAEAAMLGAISQVAGVALGVLLALILVYVVNLQSFGWTIHLTIPWTSLLQMSGLVIVTTLLAGLYPAQRAMQEQAAPLEDE, from the coding sequence ATGCGGCGCCTGTTCCGTCAGGTGATTCTCCGGCAGTTGCGCGCGGAGAAGCTGCGCACGGCCATCACGATCGTCGGCGTCGCCGCGGGCATCGCCGTGGTGCTGGCCATCCGCCTGACCAACGCGAGCGCGGTGCGTGGCTTCGAGGCGGCGCTGGACCTGACGTCGGGGCGGGCCGGGCTCGAAATCGTCGGCGCGGGATTCGGCATCCCGGAGCGTGTCTTGCCTGAGATTGACTGGCTGCGCGAGTATGGCAGCACCAGTCCGGTCATCGATGGGGATGTGCTCGTCGAGGTCGGTAGGGACCGCTCCGTTGGTAGGGACCGCTCCGTTGGTAGGGACCGCTCCGTTGGTAGGGACCGCTCCGTTGGTAGGGACCGCTCCGTTGGTAGGGACCGCTCCGTTGGTAGGGACCGCTCTCCGAGCGGTCCCTCTCCAGCGGACGACGCGGCTATCGGTAGGGACCGCTCTCCGAGCGGTCCATCTCCAGCGGACGACGCCGATAGACGCCTCGGACGGGGAGATGGACGCCTCGGAGAGGCGTCCCTACCTGTGCGAACTGAACTCCTCCGCGTTCTCGGTGTCGACATCCTTCGCGACCTTCCGATCCGCGACTACGACATCGGCGACGCGGGGACGAACGTGCCGCGACCACGGACCGCGATCGACATCCTCGGTCTGCTGACCGACCCGGAAGCGGCCGTGATCACCCGTGCCTTTGCCGACCGGCACGGGTTCAAGGTAGGCGATCCGCTCCACATCGTCATCAGCGACCGGCTGAAGACGCTTCGTGTTCGTGCGCTCCTCGAGGCCGAAGGGCCTGCCAGGCTGCTCGACGGCAACTTCCTGCTGATGGATCTTGCGGCGGCGCAGTGGGCCTTCGATCGGTTGGGAGTCGTGGATCGCATCGACATCACACTGGCCGGGGACGTGGACATCGCCGCGGCGGAGCGCGCCATCGCGTCCCGCTTGCCGGTCGGCCTGGTCGTGCAGCGCCCTTCGCGTCGCGGCCAGCAGGTGGAGCAGATGCTCGCCGCGTTCCACCTGAACCTGACCGCGTTGTCCTCCATCGCGCTGCTGGTGGGCCTGTTCCTCGTCTACAACGCCGTATCGGTGTCGGTGCTCTCCCGTCGCCAGGAGATCGGGACGCTGCGGGCCCTCGGCCTGACTCGGCGACAGGTGCAGGCCTTGTTCCTGGGCGAGGCTGCCGTTTTCGGAGGCCTGGGCGTCGTCCTGGGGATCCCGCTCGCGCGGTTGCTCGCCGGCGTCACCGTCGCGCTCACGTCGAGCACGGTCAGGACCTTGTACGTGGCCACCGCGGCCGCGCCGCTCTCGCTCGGCTGGCACGACGTGCTCCTGGCCCTGCTGGTTGGCATCCCGCTCTCGCTGCTTGCCGCCTGGCTGCCCGCGCGCGAAGCCGCCGGTGTCCCCCCCACCGCGATCCTGCGCGGCGCCGATCGCGCCGACGCGCGCTCGTCACGCCAGGCGCGTTCCCGCTGGTCCGCAGTCGTTCTGCTGGGGCTTGCGGCGGCTCTCAGTCGGATGCCGCCCGTACGCGGCCTGCCCCTGGCGGGTTATGCGGCGAGTTTCGCGCTCGTATTCGGTGCGGCACTGCTGATGCCGGCATTGCTGCAGGTAGCGGCGCGGCGGGGTAGGGCCTTGTGGTATCGCGTGTTCGGCGTCAGCGGTTGGCTCGCGCATGCGGCGCTCGGCGGCGCGATCGGTCGTGTCGCCGTCAGCGTGTCGGCGCTGGCGGTGAGCCTGGCCATGATGGTCGCCATCACCATCATGGTCAGCAGCTTCCGGCAAACGGTCATCGACTGGGTCGGCCAGAGTCTCAAGGCCGACCTGTTTGTCGGGCCCGCGTCACGGCGCCGTGGCGCGCGCGCGCCGACGATCTCGCGCGTCGTCGAGGACGTCGTGCGCGCCCATCCGGAAGTGGCGGCCGTCGACGCGTTCCGCTCGGCGACCGTGCCGTATGGGAACAGCCTCGTCTACCTCGGTTCCGGAGACTTCGCCCTGCAGCAGCGATTCGGTGGCCTGCGCTTCAAGCAAGCGCCTCGGGCAGCGGCGGCGACGGTCCAGGCCGGCCAGGCCGTCGCCCTCAACGCGCTGGAGCAGGCACGCGGACGAGACGCGGTCATCGTCTCCGAGCCGTTCGCCACCAGGTACCGGAAGCACGCGGGCGAGCGTCTCTCGCTCGCGACGCCCGCCGGGCCGGTGGAGTTCGCCATTGCCGGCGTGTACTTCGACTACTCGAGCGATCGCGGCGTGGTGATGATGGACAACGCCACGATGGCGCGTCACTTCGGCGAGCAGCGACCTACCGGCCTCACCGTATATCTGAAGGACGGCACACGGGCCCCGGCGGTCCGTGCGCAACTGCTCGAACGCTTCGACGGCGCCGCGGGCATCTTCATCTACACGAACCGTGCGCTCCGCGAGGAAGTGCTGCGCATCTTCGACAGCACGTTCGCCATCACTTACGCACTGCAGGCGATCGCGATCGTCGTCGCCCTCCTCGGCATCGTCGGCTCGCTGATGACGCTGGTGATCGAGCGCCGGCGTGAGCTCGGCATCCTGCGGGCGGTTGGCGCCAGTCGCGGGCAGGTGCGAGCCATGATCGTGGCCGAGGCCGCAATGCTCGGCGCGATCAGCCAGGTAGCCGGTGTGGCGCTCGGCGTGCTGCTGGCGCTGATTCTCGTCTATGTCGTCAACCTCCAGAGCTTCGGCTGGACGATCCACCTCACCATCCCCTGGACGTCGCTGCTGCAGATGTCGGGCCTCGTGATCGTGACCACGCTGCTTGCCGGGCTCTACCCGGCCCAGCGCGCCATGCAGGAACAGGCCGCGCCGCTGGAGGACGAGTGA
- the aat gene encoding leucyl/phenylalanyl-tRNA--protein transferase, with protein MRPRPRQTIDPELLLRAYALGWFPMGTGRRGRIEWFSPDPRGILPLGTFHAPARLQRVVRQSRFEVRIDTAFEAVMRACAAREETWITEDILSSYVSLHGLGFGHSVETWQDEELVGGLYGVAIGGAFFGESMFHTVTDASKVALVALVDRLRTRGFGLLDTQWVTPHLVQFGATEVPRAEYLERLAAALPLECRFDGP; from the coding sequence ATGCGTCCCCGGCCCAGGCAGACCATCGACCCGGAATTGCTCCTGCGCGCGTACGCGCTCGGCTGGTTTCCCATGGGCACGGGACGACGCGGCCGGATCGAGTGGTTTTCACCCGATCCGCGTGGCATCCTGCCGCTCGGCACTTTCCATGCGCCCGCTCGACTGCAACGGGTCGTCCGGCAATCGCGCTTCGAGGTTCGCATCGACACCGCGTTCGAGGCAGTGATGCGTGCGTGCGCGGCCCGCGAAGAGACGTGGATCACCGAGGACATCCTCAGCAGCTACGTGTCGTTGCACGGGCTCGGTTTCGGTCACTCCGTCGAGACCTGGCAGGACGAGGAACTGGTCGGCGGACTGTACGGGGTCGCCATCGGCGGTGCCTTCTTCGGCGAATCGATGTTCCACACCGTCACCGATGCGTCCAAGGTCGCGCTGGTGGCGCTCGTCGACCGCCTGCGTACGCGTGGCTTCGGGCTGCTCGACACCCAATGGGTGACGCCGCATCTCGTGCAGTTCGGGGCAACCGAGGTTCCTCGAGCCGAGTACCTCGAACGGCTTGCGGCCGCCCTGCCACTGGAGTGCCGCTTCGATGGCCCGTGA
- a CDS encoding lipocalin-like domain-containing protein, which yields MRSLARAVATVSLALAGFAMVATPLRGVPGRDRLRQSRGVEMDEVRYERGEAVGRSESGPYRSEGLSEGGPYLPVADPWTRAAPTRPVRLPGDHVSHPEYRLEWWYYTGNARGDDGRAYGYQVTFFRVGVDAAPVNPSSFAVRDLYMAHVAVTDIDGRRHVFADRLNRAGVHWAGARIDRYEVWNDNWRVSLDARGRHRLVVDAGAFALDLTLDPGKPGVLQGDRGYSRKGQDPGNASHYYSLTRMPSTGTLRLQGRTVVITGNSWMDHEFGTSALDAGTRGWDWFALQLDDGRELMLYQLRQADGTPNPFSSGTIVDRDGRTEHLKVGDFTVTPGRTWRSAASGATYPVEWDVQVPRAGLTLAVRAAVDAQELRTRRSTNVTYWEGAVHVSGRDASPRRPSSQPTPVNGVGYLELTGYSGAKMSDVMR from the coding sequence GTGAGGTCGCTCGCTCGAGCCGTGGCGACCGTCTCGCTCGCCCTCGCAGGCTTCGCGATGGTGGCGACGCCTCTCCGAGGCGTCCCCGGCCGCGATCGTCTCCGCCAAAGTCGGGGCGTGGAGATGGACGAGGTGCGTTATGAACGAGGTGAGGCGGTGGGCCGCTCGGAGAGCGGTCCCTACCGTTCGGAGGGCCTTTCGGAGGGCGGTCCCTACCTTCCAGTGGCCGATCCATGGACGCGCGCGGCCCCGACCCGGCCTGTCCGCCTGCCGGGCGACCACGTGTCACATCCCGAGTACCGCCTCGAGTGGTGGTACTACACCGGCAACGCGCGCGGCGACGACGGCAGGGCGTACGGCTACCAGGTGACGTTCTTTCGCGTCGGAGTGGATGCCGCTCCGGTGAACCCGTCCTCCTTTGCCGTTCGTGACCTCTACATGGCACACGTGGCCGTCACCGACATCGACGGCCGGCGCCACGTCTTTGCCGACCGCCTGAACAGGGCCGGGGTGCACTGGGCGGGTGCTCGTATCGATCGATACGAGGTCTGGAACGACAACTGGCGGGTGTCTCTCGATGCGCGCGGACGGCACCGCCTGGTTGTGGACGCCGGTGCTTTTGCGCTCGATTTGACGCTGGACCCGGGCAAGCCCGGCGTGTTGCAAGGCGACAGGGGATACAGTCGCAAGGGCCAGGATCCCGGCAACGCCTCGCATTACTACTCGCTCACGCGCATGCCGAGCACGGGCACGCTGCGCCTGCAAGGGCGAACCGTCGTCATCACGGGCAACAGCTGGATGGACCACGAGTTCGGCACGAGTGCCCTCGATGCGGGCACCCGCGGCTGGGACTGGTTCGCGCTGCAACTGGACGATGGTCGCGAGTTGATGTTGTATCAGCTCAGGCAGGCCGACGGGACGCCGAACCCGTTCTCGAGTGGGACGATCGTCGACCGTGACGGGCGAACCGAACACCTGAAAGTGGGGGACTTCACCGTGACGCCAGGGCGCACGTGGCGGTCCGCCGCCAGTGGGGCGACATACCCGGTGGAGTGGGACGTCCAGGTGCCGCGAGCCGGGCTGACTCTCGCAGTTCGGGCGGCGGTGGATGCGCAGGAGCTACGCACGCGGCGTTCGACCAACGTGACGTACTGGGAAGGCGCAGTCCATGTGTCAGGCAGGGACGCCTCTCCGAGGCGTCCATCCTCGCAGCCGACACCGGTCAACGGCGTCGGCTATCTCGAACTGACCGGTTACAGCGGCGCGAAGATGAGCGATGTGATGCGATAG
- a CDS encoding GNVR domain-containing protein, whose translation MLPGKIFTPDDVLRVVRKRWWIALIPAAIGLIGATLYAYTVPDRFRSQTLIMVTPQQIPDAYVRTFTTQRIEDRLASLQQQILSRSRLERVITDFNLYVEQRRLMPMEDVVELMRNDIRTQATRGDVFVLSFESASARSAKDVVERLASMFIDENLRNRMATADSTSQFLTAQLEDTRKKLEDIEKQRAEFRRHYTGQLPEEVTSNLALLNSTQVRAQGLTDANAADMLRRANVERQIAELTNPTGNDATGPDLRAGALQPSQTVTQLAQAEETLAQLRMRLREDHPDIKRVQRTISDLQLKLDRESTERPISPDGKVNGRVDPRALRVAELRQELAQVSAAIKQRDLELDRLNATLGQYQNRVLASPALENQRLQIERNYETYRRQYDDLLSKANAAEMSAGVEQRQIGEQFRILDTARVPERPFSPNRPRFTALGLAGGLALGVGFILLLEFRDSAFHTVDDVVSTLALPVVAAIPVIRTQAERRKLRRRRFATSMATAVVLLGAVTFLFVKFGL comes from the coding sequence ATGCTACCTGGAAAGATTTTCACTCCAGACGACGTCCTCCGCGTCGTCCGGAAGCGTTGGTGGATCGCTCTGATTCCAGCCGCCATCGGCTTGATCGGCGCGACGCTGTACGCCTACACCGTCCCCGATCGCTTCCGATCGCAGACGCTCATCATGGTGACGCCTCAGCAGATCCCTGATGCCTACGTGAGGACGTTCACGACGCAGCGCATCGAGGACCGTCTCGCGTCGTTACAGCAGCAAATCCTCAGCCGCAGCAGGCTCGAACGCGTCATCACCGACTTCAACCTGTACGTTGAACAGCGGCGACTGATGCCGATGGAAGATGTGGTTGAACTCATGCGTAACGACATCCGGACGCAGGCGACGAGGGGGGACGTATTCGTACTGAGCTTCGAGTCGGCGAGCGCCCGGTCAGCCAAGGACGTGGTCGAGCGCCTCGCGTCGATGTTCATTGACGAGAACCTGCGCAATCGAATGGCCACGGCTGACAGCACGAGCCAGTTCCTCACCGCCCAGCTCGAAGACACGCGCAAGAAGCTCGAGGACATCGAGAAGCAGCGGGCCGAGTTTCGCCGGCATTACACGGGCCAGCTACCTGAAGAGGTCACATCGAATCTGGCGTTGCTCAACAGCACACAAGTCAGGGCGCAGGGTCTCACCGATGCGAACGCCGCCGACATGCTGCGACGGGCGAACGTCGAGCGGCAGATCGCCGAACTGACCAATCCTACCGGAAATGACGCCACCGGACCCGATCTCCGGGCCGGCGCGTTGCAGCCGAGCCAGACGGTGACACAGCTCGCCCAGGCGGAAGAGACCCTGGCTCAGTTGCGAATGCGCCTTCGCGAGGACCACCCGGACATCAAGCGCGTCCAGCGGACCATATCGGACCTTCAGCTCAAGCTTGACCGTGAATCGACTGAGCGCCCCATCTCGCCCGACGGCAAGGTCAACGGTCGTGTCGATCCGCGGGCGTTGAGAGTTGCGGAGCTACGGCAGGAATTGGCGCAGGTCTCGGCGGCCATCAAGCAGCGCGACCTTGAACTCGATCGATTGAATGCCACGCTCGGCCAGTATCAGAATCGGGTGCTGGCCTCGCCGGCGCTCGAGAACCAGCGTCTCCAGATCGAACGCAACTACGAAACCTATCGCAGGCAGTATGACGACCTGCTGTCGAAGGCCAACGCCGCGGAGATGTCCGCGGGCGTCGAGCAGCGACAGATCGGCGAGCAGTTCCGGATTCTCGATACGGCCCGTGTTCCCGAACGGCCCTTCAGCCCCAATCGACCGCGCTTCACCGCCCTTGGTCTGGCGGGCGGATTGGCGTTGGGTGTCGGCTTCATTCTCCTGCTCGAATTCCGGGATTCCGCCTTCCACACGGTGGATGATGTGGTATCGACACTCGCGCTACCCGTCGTCGCCGCGATTCCGGTGATTCGTACACAAGCGGAGCGCAGGAAGCTCCGCCGGCGGCGTTTTGCCACCTCTATGGCGACCGCCGTCGTGCTTCTGGGTGCGGTGACCTTCCTCTTCGTGAAATTCGGACTGTAA
- a CDS encoding VanZ family protein yields the protein MASTARGTALLLLIVSVTLIVAATTMPWSTYYVGHSHWAKVEWVPFSQRVRPVDFLLNILLFLPFGYSASAFLGRDCSFLGRDRSFLDRDRSFLGRDRSPSGPSPRPRDTREGASATMDAAEMDASARDASEMDASEGDAAEMDASERDAAEMDASERRPYLIVGGAILLSTAVELFQVYSHGRLPTTTDVMSNALGAFLGARWAAARTGR from the coding sequence ATGGCTTCTACCGCGAGAGGGACCGCGCTCCTGCTGCTGATCGTCAGCGTGACACTCATCGTCGCCGCTACCACGATGCCGTGGTCCACGTATTACGTGGGGCACAGTCACTGGGCGAAGGTGGAGTGGGTGCCATTTTCGCAGCGCGTGCGGCCGGTCGACTTCCTGCTCAACATCCTGTTGTTCCTGCCCTTCGGTTACTCTGCGTCGGCCTTCTTGGGTAGGGACTGCTCCTTCCTTGGTAGGGACCGCTCTTTCCTTGATAGGGACCGTTCTTTCCTTGGTAGGGACCGCTCTCCGAGCGGTCCATCTCCACGTCCACGCGACACGCGTGAGGGCGCATCTGCGACGATGGACGCCGCGGAGATGGACGCCTCGGCGAGGGACGCCTCGGAGATGGACGCCTCGGAGGGGGACGCCGCGGAGATGGACGCCTCGGAGAGGGACGCCGCGGAGATGGACGCCTCGGAGAGGCGTCCCTACCTGATCGTAGGAGGGGCGATTCTCCTGTCGACGGCGGTCGAGTTGTTCCAGGTGTATTCACACGGCCGCCTGCCGACGACGACCGATGTCATGAGCAATGCACTGGGCGCATTCCTCGGCGCACGTTGGGCAGCCGCCCGCACGGGGCGCTGA
- a CDS encoding sigma-54 interaction domain-containing protein gives MKNPETAQLIGVSTQMIELKLEIQRIARSDAKVLITGESGVGKELVARAIHFHSNRVERPFIAMNCAGLPETLLESELFGHVKGSFTGAYRDKPGKLESADTGTMFLDEVGEMTLRMQGLLLRFLETGELQKVGADHRGKLTNVRIIAATNRNLQDLIQKEQFREDLFYRLNVIHFMVPPLRDRREDIPLMIEHFLRRYTTIGGHYLVRGFEPEAFQALVEYTWPGNVRELENVLERLVVTGRHELIRMDDLPIEIKAQRGMSLRPRRERRRTVADDLYRKLVEDKQSFWTAVYPLYMEREITKQNVRDIVRRGLEEARGNYKIVCRMFNMEQNDYKRFLNFLRKHDCQLPFKEFR, from the coding sequence ATGAAAAACCCAGAGACTGCACAGCTGATCGGTGTCAGCACCCAGATGATCGAGCTCAAGCTCGAGATCCAGCGCATCGCCCGCTCGGATGCCAAGGTGCTGATCACCGGGGAAAGCGGGGTCGGCAAGGAACTCGTTGCCCGTGCCATCCACTTCCACAGCAACCGCGTCGAGAGGCCGTTCATCGCCATGAACTGCGCCGGACTGCCGGAAACGCTCCTCGAGTCCGAGCTGTTCGGTCACGTCAAGGGCAGCTTCACGGGTGCCTATCGGGACAAGCCTGGGAAATTGGAGTCGGCCGATACGGGGACCATGTTCCTCGATGAAGTCGGGGAAATGACCCTGCGGATGCAGGGTTTGCTGCTCCGCTTCCTGGAGACGGGTGAACTCCAGAAGGTGGGCGCCGACCACCGCGGCAAGCTGACCAACGTCCGCATCATCGCCGCCACCAACCGCAATCTCCAGGACCTGATCCAGAAGGAGCAGTTCCGGGAAGACCTGTTCTACCGCCTCAACGTGATTCATTTCATGGTGCCGCCGCTGCGCGACCGCCGTGAGGACATCCCGTTGATGATCGAGCACTTCCTGCGCCGGTACACGACCATCGGCGGCCATTACCTCGTGCGCGGCTTCGAGCCGGAAGCCTTCCAGGCGCTGGTCGAGTACACGTGGCCCGGCAACGTCCGCGAGCTGGAGAACGTGCTCGAGCGGCTGGTCGTCACCGGCAGGCATGAGCTCATCCGTATGGATGACCTTCCGATCGAGATCAAGGCCCAGCGTGGGATGTCGCTCCGGCCGAGGCGGGAACGTCGCCGCACGGTGGCCGATGATTTGTATAGAAAACTGGTGGAAGACAAACAGTCCTTCTGGACTGCCGTCTACCCGCTCTACATGGAGCGGGAGATCACCAAGCAGAACGTACGCGATATCGTGCGCCGCGGCCTCGAGGAGGCGCGGGGGAACTACAAGATCGTGTGTCGGATGTTTAACATGGAACAAAACGACTACAAACGGTTCCTGAATTTCTTACGCAAGCACGACTGTCAGCTGCCGTTCAAGGAGTTCCGTTGA
- a CDS encoding polysaccharide biosynthesis/export family protein — MRRVAIVVLAVLMPAGVFAQSAGTPPQAQVPTAGTPPQAPVQPAAALPAPVDPVAAAAAVDPTYVIGPDDVLAILFWRDKDTSTDVMVRPDGKITLPLLNDIQAAGLTPDQLRGAIQKTSEKYFQDPNVSVVVKAVNSRKVYVTGAVGRPGPYALTSRTTVLQMLAQAGGLGDFAKKEKIAVLRTENGQTQRYPFNYKDVIQGKKLEQNIELRPGDTIIVP, encoded by the coding sequence ATGAGGAGAGTCGCCATCGTTGTGCTCGCGGTGTTGATGCCCGCCGGCGTGTTCGCACAGTCGGCCGGAACACCACCGCAGGCGCAGGTGCCGACGGCCGGGACCCCGCCGCAGGCCCCAGTCCAGCCGGCGGCGGCCCTGCCGGCGCCTGTGGATCCCGTCGCCGCCGCGGCCGCCGTGGATCCGACGTATGTCATCGGTCCCGACGATGTGCTGGCGATTCTGTTCTGGCGCGACAAGGACACCAGCACGGACGTGATGGTGCGTCCGGACGGGAAGATCACCCTGCCACTGCTGAACGACATCCAGGCGGCGGGGCTGACCCCCGATCAGCTGCGGGGTGCAATCCAGAAGACGTCCGAGAAGTACTTCCAGGATCCGAACGTCTCGGTGGTCGTCAAGGCGGTGAACAGCCGGAAGGTGTACGTGACTGGTGCGGTCGGCAGACCCGGTCCCTACGCGCTCACCAGCCGCACCACGGTGCTGCAGATGCTGGCCCAGGCCGGCGGGCTGGGCGATTTTGCCAAGAAGGAGAAGATCGCGGTGCTGCGCACGGAAAATGGCCAGACGCAGCGCTACCCGTTCAACTACAAGGACGTCATCCAGGGCAAGAAGCTGGAGCAGAACATCGAACTCCGCCCGGGTGACACGATCATCGTCCCGTGA
- a CDS encoding ABC transporter ATP-binding protein has translation MSPLRMSTVGSMLNVTSVTKRYSGQDTDAVAGVSFVAVPGEFVALMGPSGCGKSTLLHLCGAMDRPDRGQILLGDTNLARLGDDQLTLVRRQRIGFVFQFFNLLPTLTLVENVALPLLLAGASPAEATRRARSLGDRVGLASRLDAYPAQVSGGEMQRAAIARAIVHSPALLIADEPTGNLDSGNGARVLELLVELNASLRLTILLATHASDIAAAAHRTLHMRDGQFA, from the coding sequence ATGTCGCCGCTCCGCATGTCAACCGTAGGTTCGATGCTGAACGTCACGAGTGTGACCAAGCGGTATTCCGGTCAGGATACCGATGCAGTCGCAGGAGTGTCCTTTGTCGCGGTGCCGGGGGAGTTCGTGGCGCTGATGGGGCCCTCCGGCTGTGGCAAGTCGACGCTCCTGCACCTCTGTGGCGCCATGGATCGTCCCGACCGTGGGCAGATCCTGCTGGGCGACACCAACCTCGCACGCCTCGGCGACGACCAGTTGACGCTGGTGCGACGCCAGCGCATCGGCTTCGTGTTCCAGTTCTTCAACCTGCTCCCGACCCTCACCCTGGTGGAAAATGTCGCCCTGCCGCTCCTCCTGGCCGGGGCCAGCCCGGCCGAGGCAACGCGCCGCGCCCGTAGCCTCGGCGATCGGGTCGGCCTGGCCTCTCGCCTCGACGCGTATCCGGCGCAGGTCTCCGGCGGCGAGATGCAGCGCGCCGCCATCGCCCGGGCCATCGTCCACTCGCCGGCCCTGCTCATCGCCGACGAGCCGACCGGCAACCTGGACTCCGGCAATGGCGCCCGCGTACTCGAACTGCTGGTGGAACTCAACGCCTCGTTGCGGTTGACGATCCTCCTCGCGACCCACGCCTCCGACATCGCGGCGGCCGCGCATCGGACGCTGCACATGCGCGACGGGCAGTTCGCCTGA